Proteins from a genomic interval of Lathamus discolor isolate bLatDis1 chromosome 19, bLatDis1.hap1, whole genome shotgun sequence:
- the MYOG gene encoding myogenin encodes MELFETNPYFFPDQRFYDGENFLGSRLQGYEAAAFPERQEVSLCPEGRVALEEKDSALPEHCPGQCLPWACKVCKRKTVSMDRRRAATLREKRRLKKVNEAFEALKRSTLLNPNQRLPKVEILRSAIQYIERLQSLLSTLNQQEREQRDLRFHPAAAQPGAGSECGSGSSSCSPEWSSQLEFSTNPADHLLADDTAEDRNLHSLSSIVESIAVEDVAVTFQEEQVQN; translated from the exons ATGGAGCTCTTTGAGACCAATCCTTATTTTTTCCCGGACCAGAGGTTTTACGATGGGGAAAACTTCCTGGGCTCCCGCTTACAGGGCTACGAGGCGGCGGCATTCCCGGAGCGACAggaggtgtccctgtgtcccGAGGGAAGGGTGGCTTTGGAGGAGAAGGACTCAGCCCTGCCTGAGCATTGTCCAGGGCAATGCCTGCCCTGGGCCTGCAAGGTTTGCAAGAGGAAGACGGTGTCCATGGACCGGCGGCGGGCGGCCACGCTGCGGGAGAAGCGCCGGTTGAAGAAGGTGAACGAAGCCTTCGAGGCGCTGAAGCGCAGCACCCTGCTGAACCCCAACCAGCGCCTGCCCAAGGTGGAGATCCTGCGCAGCGCCATCCAGTACATCGAGCGCCTGCAGAGCCTGCTCAGCACCCTCAACCAGCAGGAGCGGGAGCAGAGGGATCTGCGCTTCCACCCCGCCGCTGCCCAGCCTGGG GCGGGCAGTGAGTGTGGGTCCGGCAGCTCGTCCTGCAGCCCCGAGTGGAGCAGCCAGCTGGAGTTCAGCACCAACCCTGCAG ATCACCTCCTGGCTGATGACACAGCAGAGGACCGCAACCTCCACTCCCTCTCCTCCATTGTGGAGAGCATCGCCGTGGAGGACGTGGCCGTGACGTTCCAGGAGGAGCAGGTCCAAAACTGA